One part of the Neisseria zalophi genome encodes these proteins:
- a CDS encoding SulP family inorganic anion transporter: MLNFIQKNFFSNIRGDVLSGTVVALALIPEAIAFSIIAGVDPKIGLYASFCIAVVTAFTGGRPAMISAATGAMALLMVTLVKDHGLQYLFAATVLTGVLQVVAGYLKLGSLMRFVSRSVVTGFVNALAILIFMAQLPELTDVSWHVYAMTAAGLAIIYLFPRLPVVGKVIPSPLVCIVVLTALSVALGLNIRTVGDMGALPDTLPVFLIPDIPLNWETLWIILPYSVSLAAVGLLESLMTATIVDEMTDSPSDKNRECKGQGVANIAAGMMGGMAGCAMIGQSVINVKSGGRTRLSTLLAGIFLIIMVVFLDDLIKIIPMAALVAVMIMVSIGTFSWVSLKNLFVYPLSTNIVMLATVAVVVFTHNLALGVFVGVLLATLFFSNKIGRFMAVRSEWKEGTNSRRYRVIGQVFFASAEQFIRSFDFEEAVDSVVIDLTDAHFWDITAVSALDKVVIKMRQQGKEVDVIGMNEATATVVDKFGVYNDPEEVTKIMGGGSH; this comes from the coding sequence ATGCTTAACTTTATCCAAAAAAACTTTTTTTCCAATATACGCGGTGATGTTCTTTCGGGAACTGTTGTCGCTTTGGCGCTCATTCCCGAAGCCATTGCTTTTTCGATTATTGCCGGGGTCGATCCCAAAATCGGTTTATATGCCTCTTTCTGTATTGCCGTCGTCACCGCTTTTACCGGCGGCCGCCCTGCCATGATTTCGGCAGCGACCGGCGCGATGGCGCTGCTGATGGTCACACTGGTTAAAGACCACGGCCTGCAATATCTCTTTGCGGCGACCGTTCTCACCGGTGTATTGCAAGTGGTCGCCGGCTATCTAAAATTGGGCAGCCTGATGCGCTTTGTTTCGCGCTCGGTGGTCACAGGATTTGTGAATGCACTGGCTATTTTGATTTTTATGGCGCAACTGCCGGAACTCACCGATGTTTCTTGGCATGTTTACGCCATGACGGCAGCTGGGTTGGCCATTATTTACCTGTTTCCGCGCCTGCCTGTTGTCGGCAAAGTAATTCCCTCGCCGCTGGTGTGTATTGTCGTATTAACCGCTTTATCGGTGGCTTTGGGCTTAAATATTCGAACGGTGGGTGATATGGGCGCATTGCCCGATACCCTGCCTGTTTTCCTAATACCGGATATTCCTTTAAATTGGGAAACTTTGTGGATTATCCTGCCCTACTCGGTCAGCCTCGCCGCAGTCGGTTTATTGGAAAGCCTGATGACGGCAACGATTGTCGATGAAATGACCGATTCGCCAAGCGATAAAAACCGCGAATGTAAAGGGCAAGGTGTTGCCAATATCGCCGCCGGCATGATGGGCGGTATGGCGGGCTGCGCCATGATCGGCCAATCGGTAATTAATGTGAAATCAGGCGGGCGGACACGTTTATCCACCTTATTGGCCGGTATTTTTCTGATTATTATGGTGGTTTTTCTAGACGACTTAATCAAAATTATCCCGATGGCGGCTTTAGTCGCCGTGATGATTATGGTTTCTATCGGCACATTCTCTTGGGTATCTTTGAAAAACCTGTTTGTTTATCCGCTTTCAACCAATATTGTGATGCTGGCGACCGTTGCCGTGGTGGTGTTTACCCACAATCTGGCTTTAGGGGTGTTTGTCGGCGTATTGCTGGCCACATTGTTTTTCTCCAATAAAATCGGGCGGTTTATGGCGGTTCGCAGCGAATGGAAAGAAGGCACCAATAGCCGCCGCTATCGTGTAATCGGACAGGTATTTTTTGCTTCGGCAGAACAATTTATCCGTTCTTTTGATTTTGAAGAAGCCGTTGACTCGGTAGTGATTGATTTAACCGACGCACACTTTTGGGATATTACCGCCGTTTCTGCTTTGGATAAGGTGGTGATTAAAATGCGGCAGCAAGGCAAAGAAGTGGATGTTATCGGTATGAATGAAGCAACCGCCACCGTGGTTGATAAATTCGGGGTATACAACGACCCTGAAGAAGTGACCAAAATTATGGGCGGCGGTTCTCATTAA